One segment of Ziziphus jujuba cultivar Dongzao chromosome 12, ASM3175591v1 DNA contains the following:
- the LOC125418346 gene encoding LOW QUALITY PROTEIN: probable nucleoredoxin 1 (The sequence of the model RefSeq protein was modified relative to this genomic sequence to represent the inferred CDS: inserted 2 bases in 1 codon) — protein sequence MTETTTPDYVSLLSSTERDFLVRNNGDQVKIDSLKGKKFGLYFSASWCRPCRRFTPNLVEVYNEAASKGDFEVVFVSADKDEESFNGYFSKMPWLAVPFSDSETRYQLDVFFRVSEVPYLMIIGENGKVLTDNGVETIGKYGVEGYPFTAERIRELEEAAKREQSLRSILVSPFCDFIISPDGNKVPVSELEGKTVGLYFSDSSYESCVEFTPKLVEVYEKLKAKGESFEIVLISLDDDEESFERDFKNVPWFALPFKDKNCEKLVRYFELSTLPTLVVIGPDGKTIHTNVAEAVEEHGVLAYPFTPEKFKELLEIEKAKEEAQTLESLLVLGDLNFVIGNDGAKVPVSELAGKNILLHHTSHSCSACRSFLPKLIKTYHDIKAKDNAFEVIFISSDRDQSSFDEFFSSMPWLALPFGDERKKNLKKKFKIXSLIIAISPSGRAVSRKLREFIFYFGSDAYPFTEVKFKHLDEQFREMVKQWPKKVKHNLHAEHELLLTRRNAYNCNGCKEVGYTWSYLCKNCDFDLHPNCALKNDEETDNDPTDTHEFV from the exons ATGACCGAGACTACCACCCCCGACTAtgtctctctcctctcttctaCAGAGAGAGACTTTCTTGTTCGCAACAACGGTGATCAG GTTAAGATAGACAGCTTGAAGGGGAAGAAGTTTGGCTTGTATTTTTCAGCATCATGGTGTCGACCATGTCGTCGTTTCACCCCAAACTTAGTTGAGGTGTACAATGAAGCTGCCTCAAAAGGTGATTTTGAGGTTGTCTTTGTTTCAGCTGATAAAGATGAGGAGTCATTTAATGGGTATTTCTCCAAAATGCCATGGCTTGCAGTTCCATTTTCTGATTCAGAGACACGTTATCAGTTAGATGTATTCTTCAGGGTTAGTGAAGTACCATACCTTATGATCATTGGTGAAAATGGGAAAGTCTTGACTGACAATGGAGTTGAAACTATTGGGAAGTATGGAGTTGAAGGATATCCTTTTACGGCAGAAAGAATAAGAGAACTAGAAGAAGCGGCTAAACGGGAACAGTCTTTGAGATCAATCTTGGTCTCACCTTTCTGTGACTTCATAATCTCACCTGATGGAAATAAG GTACCTGTCTCTGAACTTGAAGGGAAAACAGTTGGTCTGTATTTCTCAGATTCTTCATATGAGTCATGCGTTGAATTCACGCCAAAACTAGTGGAGGTTTATGAGAAACTCAAAGCTAAGGGAGAGAGCTTTGAGATTGTATTGATTTcacttgatgatgatgaagaatcaTTTGAGCGAGATTTTAAAAATGTGCCTTGGTTTGCTTTGCCATTCAAGGACAAGAACTGTGAAAAGCTTGTCCGTTATTTTGAGCTCTCAACCCTTCCAACTTTGGTTGTTATTGGCCCAGATGGTAAAACTATCCATACAAATGTTGCAGAAGCCGTTGAAGAGCATGGGGTTCTGGCATATCCATTCACCCCAGAGAAGTTCAAAGAGCTCCTTGAGATTGAGAAGGCAAAAGAGGAAGCTCAAACCCTTGAGTCATTATTGGTTCTTGGAGATCTAAATTTTGTCATTGGAAATGATGGGGccaag GTACCGGTATCTGAACTTGCTGGAAAGAACATTCTACTTCATCACACATCTCATTCTTGTTCGGCATGTCGTTCATTCCTGCCTAAGCTTATTAAAACCTACCATGACATAAAGGCAAAAGACAATGCATTTGAGGTGATCTTCATCTCAAGTGATCGTGATCAGTCTTCCTTTGATGAATTCTTTTCAAGCATGCCTTGGTTAGCCCTTCCTTTTGGTGATGAGAGGAagaaaaaccttaaaaaaaaattcaaaat ttcacTCATCATAGCCATCAGCCCCTCTGGCCGGGCAGTGAGCAGGAAATTACGAGAGTTCATATTCTACTTTGGGTCTGATGCCTATCCATTCACAGAAGTGAAGTTTAAGCATTTGGATGAACAGTTCAGGGAAATGGTAAAGCAGTGGCCTAAGAAAGTCAAGCATAACTTGCATGCTGAACATGAGCTTTTGCTCACTCGTCGCAATGCATACAATTGTAATGGGTGTAAGGAGGTGGGATATACTTGGTCCTACTTGTGTAAGAATTGTGACTTTGATCTCCATCCGAATTGTGCCTTGAAGAACGATGAAGAAACAGACAATGATCCAACAGACACGCATGAatttgtatga
- the LOC107428717 gene encoding probable nucleoredoxin 1 encodes MTETTTPDYLSLLSSTERDFLVRNNGDQVKVDSLRGKKFGLYFSASWCRRCHRFNPYLVEVYNEVASKGDFEVVFVSADKDEEPFNGYFSKMPWLAVPFSDSETRYQLDVLFKVSEIPYLVIIGENGKILGDHGVETIQKYGVEGYPFTAERRRELDEAAKEEQSLRSILVSPFRDFVISPDGNMVPVSELEGKTVGLYFSASSHQSCVEFTPKLVEVYEKLKAKGESFEIVLIPLDNVEESFEQDFKNMPWFSFPFEDNSWGNVFPFSESLDLPTLVVIGPDGKILHAKVANAIEEHGVLAYPFTPEKFKELLEIEKAKEEAQTLESLLVLGDLNFVIGKDGAKVPVSELVGKNIILHHSTHGCRSCRGFLPKLIKTYHDIKAKDHSFEVIFISSDRNQASFDEFFSSMPWLALPFREERKKNLVKKFKNQGTHPAIAIGLSGRTVSKKLRQFIAYFGPDAYPFTEEKFKHLDEQLEEMAKQWPEKVKHNLHAEHELLLTRRDSYNCDGCRETGYAWSYLCKNCDFDLHPNCALKNDEETDSDPTDKREFV; translated from the exons ATGACCGAGACTACCACCCCCGActatctctctctcctctcttctaCAGAGAGAGACTTTCTCGTTCGCAACAACGGTGATCAG GTTAAGGTAGACAGCTTGAGGGGGAAGAAGTTTGGGTTGTATTTCTCAGCATCATGGTGTCGACGATGTCATCGTTTCAACCCATACTTAGTGGAGGTGTACAATGAAGTTGCCTCAAAAGGTGATTTTGAGGTTGTCTTTGTCTCAGCCGATAAAGATGAGGAGCCATTTAACGGGTATTTCTCCAAAATGCCATGGCTTGCAGTCCCGTTTTCTGATTCAGAGACACGTTACCAGTTAGATGTATTGTTCAAGGTCAGTGAAATACCATACCTTGTGATCATTggtgaaaatggaaaaatcttGGGTGACCATGGAGTCGAAACTATTCAGAAGTATGGAGTTGAAGGATATCCTTTTACGgcagaaagaagaagagaacTAGATGAAGCGGCAAAAGAGGAACAGTCCCTGAGATCAATCTTGGTCTCACCTTTCCGTGACTTCGTAATCTCACCTGATGGAAATATG GTGCCTGTCTCTGAACTTGAAGGGAAAACAGTTGGTCTGTATTTCTCAGCTTCTTCACACCAGTCATGCGTTGAATTTACGCCAAAACTAGTGGAGGTTTATGAGAAACTCAAAGCTAAGGGAGAAAGCTTTGAGATTGTATTGATTCCACTTGACAATGTTGAAGAATCATTTGagcaagattttaaaaatatgccTTGGTTTTCATTTCCATTCGAGGACAATAGCTGGGGAaatgttttccctttttctGAGTCGTTAGACCTTCCCACTTTGGTTGTTATTGGCCCAGATGGCAAAATTCTCCATGCAAAAGTTGCTAATGCCATTGAAGAGCATGGAGTTCTGGCATATCCATTCACCCCAGAGAAGTTCAAAGAGCTCCTTGAGATTGAGAAGGCAAAAGAGGAAGCTCAAACCCTTGAGTCATTATTGGTTCTTGGAGATCTGAATTTTGTCATTGGAAAAGATGGGGCCAag GTACCGGTATCTGAACTTGTTGGAAAGAACATCATACTTCATCACTCAACTCATGGGTGTCGCTCATGTCGTGGATTCCTGCCTAAGCTTATTAAAACATACCACGACATAAAGGCAAAAGACCATTCATTTGAAGTGATATTCATCTCAAGTGATCGTAATCAGGCTTCCTTCGATGAATTCTTTTCAAGCATGCCTTGGTTAGCTCTTCCTTTCAGAGAGGAGAGGAAGAAAAACCTggtgaaaaaattcaaaaaccaagGCACTCATCCAGCCATAGCCATTGGCCTCTCTGGCCGGACAGTGAGCAAGAAATTACGGCAGTTCATAGCCTACTTTGGGCCTGATGCCTATCCATTCACAGAAGAGAAGTTTAAGCATTTGGATGAACAGTTGGAGGAAATGGCAAAGCAGTGGCCCGAGAAAGTCAAGCATAACTTGCATGCTGAACATGAGCTTTTGCTCACTCGCCGCGATTCATACAACTGTGATGGGTGTAGGGAGACGGGATATGCTTGGTCCTACTTGTGTAAGAATTGTGACTTTGATCTCCATCCGAATTGTGCCTTGAAGAACGATGAAGAAACAGACAGTGATCCAACAGACAAGCGTGAATTCGTATGA